The Arctopsyche grandis isolate Sample6627 chromosome 5, ASM5162203v2, whole genome shotgun sequence genome includes a window with the following:
- the Cc2d2a gene encoding coiled-coil and C2 domain containing 2A has product MEIDDANKIWEESIELEVNNAIDELKCEYYQKKKKYNEQSKKLKQSGTNGKSLKKPTLDVDEDNLRERIEKKLSQALRQPQEPILSFDIQSVPKDITATPKEADEIGRRSDVNKTKVFIKIYVNHREVCKTNTFQLEQNFTINISEKYTIHLNENIFSLKIMVFEKLSILPSHLCYEIIIPIEKSSGKTIYNFNNEMSKFYNHSGVGSGSSMSNLILKKYPKLEIPDLQPNTTLIYEGELHMQLTLNRKSEQNKFSNKNDKENLKLDIKTLIGDSLDPNNPENMHISHYFDDDAKGFYLNSHIYMDFVRNVRYGKSIQESLTSIKNRVGDQLSSPRRDQLSILSGGRNSLQIATPKSVNAIDTINIHRKNGVKKLQSINNYIFRHIKDEKEKKLSDILTDVHYPSIKTLTVNVLDPKTPLFHQSRQSSPTVQEQRNESKDYLLKICIFKAFHLPNRLESESQSPQNTNEEGLLKMVNLRPYIYVNCQGQTRRTSTVIGNSPTWNEQMNFSIKHNPLTTITFHLCDEIVENMLIDDRLEESTLHYQFSAHWLASLKIPLANVTSQNKVEGTFLMQCPTELLGYKFNFDEKYPASHVSYDSLKKEQSPKQKEEIFLSIETYLAQFSNRKLNILVIDSGGKNICITRFFQPIPMFQFNECLKTIFESTPRDNSSSKSSSFRKKLLKTEEMPRTIQSMLSTNLNVKRQSIPTKESFEMKTIDDNSITDELTLAMKMQICVRFVAMIPLHNTQLMHNQFVVLSAAQVLKLSYGTMIDHTVLLMGYFMELGIECWCVAGYGLPRGYSTYILAKENATTNEIVLKSNFKSVAKSKSWRNVIFDATSGKKFDVKDPFCPLQKVHFICNNENIWANVQIEERCSLIRFNLKNASDWRPVFQKDSLVSCPGPLPNTTSETSMDSPLYTYDEGIVHQLRDMLEDKIVHKIQKWRAHRKTTWNRYCGKILRDSLPVWEKWCLNTATMRPKYSSQLQQLMLAYEIYGFPLNLSYTTIGDIVSTVKGTQLHLNEHSDVEFALGVEIFSYPNFVYSVWIYLASIIKK; this is encoded by the exons ATGGAAATCGACGATGCTAATAAAATATGGGAAGAAAGTATCGAATTAGAAGTGAACAATGCAATAGACGAATTAAAATGtgaatattatcaaaaaaagaagaaatacaACGAACAATCTAAAAAGCTCAAACAGTCCGGTACAAATGGTAAGTCGTTGAAAAAGCCAACTCTCGATGTAGACGAAGATAATCTGAGAGAACGTATAGAAAAGAAATTGTCACAAGCACTTCGACAGCCTCAAGAGCCCATTCTTTCATTTGACATACAATCAGTACCTAAAGATATAACGGCAACTCCTAAAGAAGCGGATGAAATCGGCAGAAGAAGCGACGTTAATAAAACAAAGgtgttcattaaaatttacgtcaatCACAGGGAAGTTTGTAAAACGAATACATTTCAATTGGAGCAAAATTTTACAATCAACATATCTGAAAAATATACCATCCATTTAAATGAGAATATATTCTCATTGAAAATAATGGTATTTGAAAAGCTATCCATACTACCTTCGCATCTATGTTACGAAATCATAATACCTATAGAAAAAAGCTCGGGAAAAACCATATacaattttaacaatgaaatgagCAAATTTTACAATCACAGCGGAGTCGGTAGCGGAAGTTCGATGTCaaatttaatcttaaaaaaatatccgaAATTGGAAATCCCAGATTTACAACCGAATACAACTTTAATATACGAAGGCGAACTGCATATGCAGTTAACTTTAAATAGAAAATCAGAACAGAATAAGTTTTCAAACAAAAACGACAAAGAGAATTTAAAATTGGATATAAAAACATTAATAGGAGACTCTCTGGATCCTAACAATCCTGAAAACATGCATATTTCACATTATTTTGACGACGATGCAAAAGGATTCTATTTGAATTCACACATATATATGGACTTTGTTAGGAATGTCCGCTATGGAAAGAGCATTCAGGAGAGTTTGACGTCGATCAAGAACAGAGTCGGAGACCAATTGTCATCGCCGAGGAGAGATCAACTGTCAATTTTATCAGGAGGCAGAAATTCCCTGCAGATAGCTACGCCTAAGAGCGTTAACGCCATAGACACCATAAACATCCATCGAAAGAACGGCGTTAAAAAGCTTCAATCTATAAACAATTACATCTTCCGACATATCAaagatgaaaaagaaaagaaattgaGCGACATATTAACCGACGTTCACTATCCATCCATTAa AACTTTAACCGTCAACGTGCTGGATCCAAAAACGCCACTATTTCACCAATCACGACAATCGAGTCCGACAGTTCAAGAACAGAGAAACGAATCAAAGGattatttgttgaaaatttgcatatttaaagCTTTTCATTTACCAAATCGACTTGAAAGTGAATCACAATCCCCGCAAAATACCAACGAAGAAG GTCTGCTTAAAATGGTCAACTTAAGACCTTACATTTATGTGAACTGTCAAGGACAAACGCGCAGAACTTCAACAGTTATAGGAAACAGTCCTACATGGAATGAACAGATGAATTTTTCCATCAA ACACAATCCTTTGACGACGATAACATTCCATTTGTGCgatgaaatagttgaaaacatgTTGATCGATGATCGATTGGAAGAATCGACGTTACATTATCAATTCAGCGCTCATTGGTTAGCTTCTTTGAAAATTCCTCTTGCAAATGTGACTTCTCAAAATAAG gtTGAAGGTACTTTCCTAATGCAATGTCCGACGGAACTGCTcggatataaatttaatttcgatGAAAAATATCCAGCGTCGCACGTATCGTATGACAGTTTGAAGAAAGAACAGTCTCCGAAGCAAAAAGAAGAAATATTCCTAAGCAT CGAAACTTACTTGGCACAATTTTCCAATAGGAAACTAAACATACTCGTCATCGACTCAGGCGGTAAGAACATCTGCATTACGAGGTTCTTTCAACCGATTCCGATGTTTCAATTCAACGAGTGCTTGAAGACGATATTTGAATCGACACCGAGGGACAATTCGTCGTCGAAGAGTTCGAGCTTTAGAAAGAAACTGCTCAAAACGGAGGAAATGCCGAGGACGATTCAATCAATGCTATCTACAAACTTAAACGTCAAAAGGCAATCTATACCGACTAAAGAAAGCTTCGAAATGAAAACCATAGATGACAATTCAATCACCGACGAGCTGACTTTAGCAATGAAGATGCAAATATGTGTCAGATTCGTAGCTATGATACCTCTGCATAACACACAGCTGATGCACAATCAATTCGTTGTTCTCTCGGCAGCT CAAGTGCTCAAACTCTCATACGGTACAATGATTGATCATACAGTACTCCTCATGGGGTATTTCATGGAATTGGGAATAGAATGCTGGTGTGTGGCAGGTTACGGCCTACCACGAGGCTACTCAACATACATTCTAGCTAAAGAAAACGCAACGACGAATGAAATCGTCTTAAAATCAAACTTCAAAAGCGTCGCCAAGTCGAAAAGTTGGAGAAATGTCATTTTCGACGCTACCTCGGGAAAAAAATTCGATGTCAAAGATCCATTCTGTCCATTGCAAAAGGTCCACTTTATCTGCAACAATGAAAAC atatgggcCAACGTACAAATTGAAGAAAGGTGCAGTTTGATTAGGTTCAATTTGAAGAATGCTTCTGATTGGAGGCCCGTTTTCCAAAAAGATAGTTTGGTTTCTTGTCCGGGACCACTTCCCAATACAACGTCCGAGACATCGATGGATTCTCCGTTATATACATACGACGAGGGTATCGTCCATCAGCTGAGAGATATGCTGGAAGATAAAATCGTACATAAGATACAAAAGTGGCGCGCGCACAGGAAAACTACTTGGAATAG GTATTGTGGAAAAATATTGAGAGACTCGTTGCCGGTTTGGGAAAAGTGGTGTTTGAACACGGCCACGATGAGACCGAAGTACAGCAGCCAATTGCAACAGCTGATGCTGGCTTATGAG atttatgGATTTCCCTTAAATCTATCTTACACTACAATCGGTGACATTGTGTCAACAGTCAAAGGAACACAATTACATTTGAATGAGCATTCTGACGTTGAGTTTGCATTGGGAGTGGAAATATTTTCGTATCCTAATTTCGTTTACAGCGTTTGGATATATCTTgcatcaattattaaaaaataa
- the Aps gene encoding diphosphoinositol polyphosphate phosphohydrolase 1 Aps: MVKEKPNSTRMYDEDGFRRRAACICVRTDQETEVLLVSSSRRPDKWIVPGGGVEPDEEPPATATREVLEEAGVLGRLGRCLGVFENCEHKHRTEVYVMMVTEELAEWEDSRQMGRKRQWFSIDDALAQLALHKPIQRHYIQQLRRSRTSPTSPT, translated from the exons ATGGTGAAGGAGAAACCCAACTCGACGCGGATGTACGACGAAGATGGCTTCCGCAGGAGGGCCGCTTGTATCTGTGTCCGCACCGACCAGGAGACAGAG GTGCTGCTGGTGTCGTCGTCTCGCCGGCCCGACAAGTGGATCGTGCCGGGTGGCGGCGTGGAGCCGGACGAGGAGCCGCCGGCCACCGCTACCCGAGAGGTGCTCGAGGAGGCCGGAGTGCTCGGCCGCCTGGGACGCTGCCTCGGAGTCTTCGAA AACTGCGAGCATAAGCACCGTACGGAAGTATACGTGATGATGGTCACGGAAGAGTTAGCCGAATGGGAAGACTCGCGGCAGATGGGTCGAAAAAGACAGTGGTTCTCAATCGACGATGCTTTGGCGCAACTTGCACTCCATAAGCCGATTCAGCGGCATTATATCCAACAGTTGAGGCGTTCTCGGACGAGTCCGACTTCTCCAACTTAG
- the Rtel1 gene encoding regulator of telomere elongation helicase 1, whose translation MSDSMIQGIPVSFPFEPYDVQTAYMEKVIECLQNGSNGVLESPTGTGKTLSLLCSSLAWLQVKKAQIQINIQAGDMPTSGFASLLKTNLKSVAGKQNKNGEATNSWGLPKIIYASRTHSQLSQAMQELKRTNYRHVKAAVLGSRDQMCIHPEVSKETNNANKIHMCQAKVKTRTCHFYNNVESKKEDSSIRDNTILDIEDLVKTGKRLSCCPYYLAKELKQAADIVFMPYNYLLDSKARSSNGVELANNVVILDEAHNIERICEDSASLQIKSTDIALGIEEVTHVMKLMAESSEEGADFTIGLDNSQPKDFTPEDLCTLKTVFLALEKAVDDINVTPGDGVTFDGSYIFDLLSKAQVSDGNANALCTVVDNIVQYLATLSSSSPFQRKGAGLQKFSDLLSIIFNNNLAIYRKRIIDCYKVHVQIEEKKTNKKSDSWSVIKGPSTKSSERVLSYWCFSPGFGMKQLLDQQVRCIILTSGTLAPLKPLISELGIPINVRLENPHIIKENQVFVKIISQGPDGQILNSNFENRNNPKYIASLGRTILSFTRVVPDGLLVFFPSYPILSKCQEMWQLNGIWTSISEIKPIYVEPQRKDTFNSIMSEFYNKINDVNSRGACFMAVCRGKVSEGLDFADMNGRAVVITGLPFPPFKDPRIVLKKKYLGEQKLKDKDYLSGDDWYYLEASRAVNQAIGRVIRHKNDYGAILLCDSRFNNHRLKNQLSSWLRNYCSTSVKFGETVGEVCRFFKSAEKNLPSPRLKPLHPSSDMSQYTKTTTSEPVTNVRLVPKKRTHIDTLQNLPKSNEIVGDIDYYRNAKKTMALESGPRKASELFSALDMSNDANNKVLTVSSLDNTTKSESVTNELIPKNKRKKLKILPLEFEIDNKEDTSSINVKKAPESLLEFVKCVKSSLEKDMYKLFQSSVSTYKSTENYAVFITTLNEIFFPHKHLHYLLRGVNRFLKEDHKSNFKKYCEKLN comes from the coding sequence ATGTCAGACTCCATGATCCAGGGTATTCCCGTTTCATTTCCGTTCGAGCCTTATGACGTTCAGACAGCTTACATGGAAAAAGTCATCGAATGTCTTCAAAATGGTTCAAACGGTGTGTTGGAATCGCCCACTGGAACTGGAAAAACCCTAAGCCTTCTGTGCTCGTCCCTCGCATGGCTTCAGGTGAAAAAGGCtcaaatacaaataaacatCCAAGCTGGAGACATGCCAACGTCCGGGTTCGCTTCCCTGCTCAAAACCAACCTCAAAAGTGTAGCGGGGAAACAGAATAAGAACGGTGAAGCTACAAACAGCTGGGGACTGCCCAAGATAATATACGCCTCCAGGACTCATTCTCAGCTGTCACAGGCGATGCAAGAGTTGAAACGAACGAACTACAGACACGTCAAAGCCGCAGTGTTGGGCTCCCGAGATCAAATGTGCATTCATCCCGAGGTCTCCAAGGAGACCAACAATGCAAATAAAATTCACATGTGCCAGGCGAAAGTCAAGACCAGGACGTGTCACTTTTACAACAACGTCGAATCGAAAAAGGAAGACTCGAGCATTAGAGACAACACGATTTTGGATATCGAAGATTTGGTTAAAACTGGTAAAAGATTGTCGTGTTGTCCGTATTATCTGGCTAAAGAACTCAAACAAGCGGCCGATATAGTATTCATGCCTTACAATTACTTATTAGATTCAAAAGCTCGCAGTTCAAACGGAGTGGAATTGGCTAACAATGTTGTGATTTTAGATGAAGCACACAATATTGAACGAATATGCGAAGATTCAGCATCATTGCAGATAAAATCAACAGATATTGCATTAGGCATTGAAGAAGTGACTCATGTAATGAAATTAATGGCGGAAAGTAGCGAAGAAGGTGCTGATTTTACAATAGGTTTGGATAATTCTCAACCGAAGGATTTTACCCCGGAAGATCTTTGCACGTTAAAGACAGTGTTTCTCGCTTTAGAAAAAGCTGTCGATGATATAAACGTCACACCTGGAGATGGAGTAACTTTTGACGGcagttatatttttgatttattatcgaAGGCACAAGTTTCGGACGGCAATGCGAATGCACTTTGTACCGTTGTAGATAACATAGTACAGTATTTAGCAACGTTATCTAGCTCCTCACCGTTTCAAAGAAAAGGGGCTGGTCTTCAAAAGTTTTCCGATTTGCTTAgtatcatttttaataataatcttgCTATTTATAGAAAACGAATAATCGACTGTTATAAAGTACACGTACAAATTGAAGAGAAAAAGACTAATAAAAAAAGTGACTCATGGTCGGTTATTAAAGGGCCCTCTACAAAATCTTCAGAACGTGTATTAAGTTATTGGTGCTTCAGTCCGGGATTTGGAATGAAACAACTATTGGATCAACAAGTCCGTTGTATAATTTTAACTAGTGGAACTTTAGCCCCGTTAAAACCTCTCATATCTGAACTTGGAATCCCAATAAATGTACGACTTGAAAATCCTCACATTATAAAGGAGAATCAGGTATTTGTTAAAATCATCAGTCAAGGTCCAGACGGTCAAATCCTTAATTCTAATTTTGAAAATAGAAATAATCCTAAATACATCGCTTCATTGGGTCGGACGATTTTAAGTTTTACCCGAGTGGTGCCAGACGGACTATTGGTATTTTTTCCTTCGTACCCAATTTTATCCAAATGTCAAGAGATGTGGCAACTAAATGGAATCTGGACAAGTATTTCTGAGATTAAACCCATATATGTCGAACCTCAACGCAAAGATACTTTCAATTCAATAATGTCCGAGTTTTATAATAAGATCAACGATGTTAATTCACGCGGGGCTTGCTTTATGGCCGTGTGTCGGGGCAAAGTTTCCGAAGGACTGGATTTTGCCGATATGAACGGAAGAGCTGTAGTCATTACAGGTCTTCCTTTTCCACCGTTCAAAGACCCCAGAATAGTTctaaaaaagaaatatttaggTGAGCAGAAATTGAAAGACAAAGATTATTTATCAGGTGACGATTGGTATTATTTGGAAGCTTCGAGAGCCGTCAATCAAGCCATCGGGAGAGTTATTCGACATAAAAATGATTATGGTGCGATATTACTATGCGACTCGAGGTTTAATAATCATCGTTTAAAGAATCAACTCTCTTCGTGGCTTAGAAACTATTGCAGTACCAGCGTTAAGTTTGGAGAAACTGTCGGTGAGGTTTGTCGATTTTTCAAAAGTGCTGAAAAGAATTTACCATCGCCAAGATTGAAGCCTCTTCATCCATCTAGTGACATGTcacaatatacaaaaactaCTACATCGGAACCTGTGACAAATGTTCGTTTGGTTCCTAAAAAGAGGACACACATTGACACATTACAAAACTTGCCGAAGTCTAATGAGATTGTCGGTGATATTGATTATTATAGAAATGCAAAGAAAACGATGGCTCTTGAAAGTGGTCCCCGTAAAGCGTCTGAATTATTTTCTGCCCTCGATATGTCTAACGATGCAAATAATAAAGTTTTAACCGTTAGTAGCTTGGACAACACTACGAAAAGTGAATCGGTTACAAATGAATTGATTCCAAAAAATAAGAGaaagaaattgaaaattctACCGTTAGAGTTTGAAATCGATAATAAAGAAGATACTTCCTCTATAAATGTGAAAAAGGCTCCGGAAAGCTTATTAGAATTTGTTAAGTGTGTTAAATCTTCATTAGAAAaagatatgtataaattatttcaGTCATCTGTGTCTACTTATAAGAGTACAGAAAATTATGCCGTATTTATTACcactttaaatgaaatatttttcccgcataaacatttacattatttattgaGAGGTGTGAATCGATTTTTAAAAGAAgatcataaatcaaattttaaaaaatattgtgaaaaattaaattaa
- the Pfdn4 gene encoding prefoldin subunit 4 encodes MSAGKELIEGDDVTITYEDQKNINKFAQLNAKLEDVKEDLKNKQNDIKNLEEACDELSLMDEEEDKVPYLIGDIFICQSVGDTLKRLEGAKTQKTDEIKDLETHSDKIKNQMTQLKAHLYGKFANKINLENEDD; translated from the exons ATGTCTGCTGGAAAAGAGTTGAtt GAAGGCGATGATGTTACCATTACATATGAAGATCAGAAGAACATCAATAAGTTCGCCCAGCTTAATGCGAAGCTTGAAGATGTAAAGGAAGATTTGAAAAACAAACAGAATGACATTAAAAATTTAGAAGAAGCTTGTGACGAGTTATCACTTATGGATGAAGAAGAAGATAAAGTTCCATATCTTATTGGAGACATTTTCATATGTCAAAGCGTCGGAGATACTTTG AAACGACTTGAAGGAGCTAAAACGCAAAAAACagacgaaatcaaagacttggaGACCCACTCGGATAAGATCAAAAATCAAATGACACAATTAAAAGCTCACTTGTATGGAAAATTcgccaataaaataaatttggagAACGAAGatgattaa